A window of the Callospermophilus lateralis isolate mCalLat2 chromosome 7, mCalLat2.hap1, whole genome shotgun sequence genome harbors these coding sequences:
- the Slamf8 gene encoding SLAM family member 8 → MATCFLWNLLLWEALMPIAIIGAQVLSKVGDSVLLVAEHPPGFQVREAIWRSLWPSEELLATFFRGSLETLYHSRFLGRAQLHSNLSLELGPLQSRDSGNFSVLMVDTGGRAWTQTLQLKVYDAVPRPTVQVFIAVAGDAQPLKTCQAFLSCWAPNISDITYSWRREGTVGFGVEPQNLFPDGQVLSVSLGLGDKDVAYSCIVSNPVSWDLATVTPWESCHHEAAPGNAFYKDMLLVVVPISLLLFLVGLFFAWHCGLCSGKKKRDACTDRVAAETENPLV, encoded by the exons ATGGCCACGTGCTTCCTGTGGAATCTGCTTCTCTGGGAAG CTCTTATGCCCATTGCAATTATTGGTGCTCAAGTGCTGAGCAAGGTGGGGGACTCCGTGCTGCTGGTGGCCGAGCATCCTCCAGGCTTCCAAGTCCGCGAGGCCATCTGGAGATCTCTCTGGCCTTCGGAGGAGCTCCTGGCCACGTTTTTCCGGGGCTCCCTGGAGACTCTGTACCACTCCCGCTTCCTGGGCAGAGCCCAGCTGCACAGCAACCTCAGCCTGGAGCTCGGGCCCCTGCAGTCTAGAGACAGTGGCAATTTCTCCGTGCTGATGGTGGACACAGGAGGTCGGGCCTGGACCCAGACCCTGCAGCTCAAGGTGTATG ATGCGGTACCCAGGCCCACGGTTCAGGTGTTCATTGCTGTAGCAGGGGATGCTCAGCCCCTCAAGACCTGCCAGGCCTTCTTGTCCTGCTGGGCCCCTAACATCAGTGACATCACCTATAGCTGGCGACGGGAGGGGACAGTGGGCTTTGGTGTTGAGCCACAGAACCTCTTCCCAGACGGACAGGTGCTGAGTGTTTCTCTGGGACTCGGAGACAAGGACGTGGCCTATTCCTGCATCGTCTCCAACCCTGTGAGCTGGGACTTGGCCACTGTCACCCCCTGGGAGAGCTGCCATCATGAAGCAG CACCAGGGAATGCCTTCTACAAGGATATGTTACTGGTGGTGGTGCCCATCTCGCTGCTTCTGTTCCTGGTTGGTCTCTTCTTCGCGTGGCACTGTGGCCTCTGCTCAG GGAAAAAGAAGAGGGACGCCTGTACTGACCGAGTGGCTGCAGAGACAGAGAACCCCCTTGTATAG